AAATATGTGCAGCTATAGACCCACTTGTCTCAGCTAATATCCTGGACATAAATGAACCCCAAGAAAATATAAATGGATTGTAGCCAGCATAGTATAGGAACACCCAGGGGTCCAAATTCAACAATACTTGAGCTATATTTCCAAATATTACAATTTACTGCCTTGCTTTTATGGTGTTCCCTAAGCACACACCTTGTTTTAAATCTTAAATGATACTGTAATGAAATACCAAATACACCAAGCATTCATTATATTCTATCCATAGTGCAAGAGAAACTTACTGCTCAATTTTCTTTGAAAAATTGAAAAAGCTAGTTAAATCAGTTACATAAACTTATGATATGGACTTTAATCTTCCTGAAATTGTTAAATATACTAGTAACCTGAACAATTCTTCTAAATTATTACAAATAGTGCAAAGCACGAGTCACAAAAGCACAAAAGCCATACTTCATGCATTGGAACTGCTATTTAGTATTCCCATTCATCTGTTTTCATGTCTAGATAATTCAGAATATTCTGGGCAAATTTCACTGCTTGTTTCCTGGCAACCTTCGCACCATCATTCCCTTCAGTTTCCACCGCATCGAGTGCGAGGAGTTGCTTTGTGAGCATTTCTTCCAGTCTCGCGTAATTCTTGTCAGTTCTGTCTCCACCAAATGACAATACCTGCTTTTGAAATTCTGACAAATGGCTCAGAACCTGCCATACAGCTTTCTGTGATGCATGCTCATCTCTAAGCTGCTCTTCCATGTTCGCTCTCTTTTCAAGTGACTCCTTCAGGTCAACATAAGCTATTACGGCCTGCACATCAACTACAGATCTTCTCCTTGCTTCACGAATACATGGATTTTTACCAATGTCTATTTTATCTAAATCAGTGAGAAGACTTTGCAGTTCTGCCTTTGATTTAAAATGGAGATCAGAGCCATTTTCTAATTGCAGCAGCTGTTGTTTTAATTGTGTTGTCTTCTGGCGTATTCCTTCTATCTGTTTGATGGATTGATGTTGCGCTAGATCGTAACTCCCTGCAGCCTCGCCTTCCGATTCCATCTCCAAGTGTTCCAGCAAACAATTGATTTCATGCACTACGCGTTTCCGGTAGTTTCTCACTTCTGAGTGTCCAGCCACATCTACAGCATCCAATTGCATCAACAGCCCTGTTAGGACACGGGACAGATGTGCACAGTTCTCCAAGGCATTCAGGTTCATTAGCAGGCCAATCACATCCCATCTTGCTTTGCTAACCTCACACAAAACAGAGTTGATCTTGGGAACAGAAGGGTGTGTATCTGTGGACAGAGGCAAAGATAATGCCTGCCGACCAATACAGTTTTCAATGATGTCCTGAACTGCACAAATCCTGGTCAAAGCTCGATACCT
This Mustelus asterias chromosome 18, sMusAst1.hap1.1, whole genome shotgun sequence DNA region includes the following protein-coding sequences:
- the bag5 gene encoding BAG family molecular chaperone regulator 5; amino-acid sequence: MAMGQQHPSMIRIQELQKEIHESRRLVVSFSGTQSDREYKRLESTLTKLLFELDAIDTDGKSDIQHARKSAVKDLEGLLKELEQTATHPSRLKIEKVFGDAQQLVTSELSSAGGLITEEFADRIQEIIFQLTQVKTGGKISLRKARYRALTRICAVQDIIENCIGRQALSLPLSTDTHPSVPKINSVLCEVSKARWDVIGLLMNLNALENCAHLSRVLTGLLMQLDAVDVAGHSEVRNYRKRVVHEINCLLEHLEMESEGEAAGSYDLAQHQSIKQIEGIRQKTTQLKQQLLQLENGSDLHFKSKAELQSLLTDLDKIDIGKNPCIREARRRSVVDVQAVIAYVDLKESLEKRANMEEQLRDEHASQKAVWQVLSHLSEFQKQVLSFGGDRTDKNYARLEEMLTKQLLALDAVETEGNDGAKVARKQAVKFAQNILNYLDMKTDEWEY